CACGTCCTTCCCAAAACATCAAAACGTGACCTTTTtcggaaatagggtctttgcagatgcaatgAGTCAAGACCAGGTCACAGGCCCTCCGACAGGACCGTGTCCTCACAAGAAGAGAGACAGACGCGCGGGGACAAcggaggcagagctgcactgctgCAGCCTCGAGCCAACGCGCCAGGATGCACGGGCACCTCCAGACGCCAGGGGGCCTGGAAGGTTTCTCTCCAGAGCCGCAGAGGGCGCacggccctgccaacaccctgcTCTCGGAATCCTGGCCTCTAGAATGCCACCCTAACCCACCAGGAGAGCAGTGGCGGCGCTGGCGCCTTGGAGGGCAGGTCCAGTTCGGCCTCCGGGCGTTGGGCCCTGCCACCACGCCTGACGGGACAGGCAAATGGGCCTCGTGGCCCTGCGCCTTCCTCTGATGCTCCCCGAAAGAGCGCGCCCAGATCTCAGGGGCGAGCGTGGGGCACGACCCACCGCCCACACCAGGCACTCACCGGCTTCTCCATCGGCACTCTGTTGTAGTAGCGGATCGAGTCCTTTCCCAGGAAGTCGAACTCCACGACGTACGGGCAGCCGTCGGCCTCTGGGTGCAGCTGGATGTGTTCCACGCGGAGGGAGCAGCAGCCCACCGTGTCAGCCGTCTCGCCCTCCTTCTCGTGCCCGGCTCGCAGCGCCAGCTGGGCGGACGGGGCCCATCAGGGCGCGGGGCACACACGGACACGCCCCCTCGGGCACACAACGTACAGACGGGCGCACACCCACCCCTCCACCTGCCCGAGGCTCCGGCTCAGGACACACGAGCCCCACGGTTCCCCCAGCTGCCCGTCCAACCGGGTCTTTGAGACCGACTGGAGCATCTGTGAACAGCAGGCGGGAAAGCCTGGAACCATCCGCACCTTGTCGATGAAATAAAGGGCCACAGCGCGTTGTCTCGCCTTCATTTCTCGGGACTTCCAGTCGGCCCGGTACTGAGAACGGATCTCGCCCACAACCCCTTTCAAGCGCCGAGCCACTTCATACTTCTCCCAGTCTCTCTCCCCCTAACGAAGGGAGCGAGTGGCAGAGAAAACCCTGGTGATCCCTTCCAACAGGAAACTGCCGACTCTCCTCCCGGGCCCGCTCTCACCTGCTCGGCTCAGGGCCGGGGGCAGACTCCGAACTCAGCGAAATTTAAAGAGAGTGTAAATCTAAATTCCTTGTTTTTTAAGACAAATGGCCGCTGGACACAATATCACTTCAAAACTGGCCTGCTAATGCCTATGGCCTCAGGGACTCCCTGCCAAAGCGGCCCGGGCCCAGCCGGGGGCAGCGGGTCAGAGCCGGCTCACCTTCAGCTTGGAGCTGGGGTTCAGCATGATGTACTTGATGGAGTTCTGCACGTTCTCCGTCCACGCCGCCAGCCACGTGACCGTGCGGTCACACCGCACCTCCTTCCACCGGTGACCTACCGGAGGCTCGGGTACTTTGGAGTCCCTGCAGCAGGAGAGTGACCCAAACCCGACCATCCAAGACCCTGCTCCCTGAAACACCGGCCAAACGCCACCGCCTCCTGCAACCGCGCTGGCACTGCAGGTGCCTCCTCGCCCAGGCCACACCCTCGCGTCGCGGCCTCTGTGTCGCCAGGCGTGTGAGGGGCTCGCTCAGAGCTGCTCCCACACGTGAACCGGGACGGCCACCCCCAAGGCCACACACGTTGCCAGCTCGGCAGCTCCACGGGACACAAGCCGCCGCTGGGCTCCCGATGGGCCCGGGCTCCCAGGATGCCTCTGCCGACCCGGCTCGGCCGTGGTCCACGCAGCGGAGGAACAGAAGCTCCTGCTGGAGCGTGGCCCGTAAGTTCCAAACACTCATGTGTTACTAGCCCATCTCGATCACCTGAACTATGGAAAACTGTGTTGGAAGGACACGGACACGCTTTCTTGGTGGAGTGAAATCTCAAGCAAGGGGCAGAGTGACAAGGGCTGGTTCAGCAAACAGCACATGGGCTGCCGCAGAGCGTCCATCTGTGGGGAAGGTGCCCTCCCACCCGGCCCACAGAGCCTGGAGTGACGGAGACACACCCTACATCGGGCCCCACTCCCCGGGTGAGAGGCGGGACCAAACACCACCCCCCGCCGCCCCGCGCGCACCTGCTGCAGTTGATGGTCACGTCCTCCGGCAGGACCCTCCTCTTCAGCATCCCCATCTTGGGGTGGTCGCCGCGGCCCCGGAACAACCCAGGGGGCTCGGTCTTGAAATTGCCGATCTTCTCTCGGTGCCCGTCCAAGATACAGTAGCCGAACTCTTGCTGAAGTTTTTCCGCCTCTTCTTTGAGCTTCTGCGTTCATAGAATAGCGTGTAGGCATTAGTGGTGAAGAGACAGGACGAGCCTGGTGCCCACGGCTCGTCAGAGCCCCTTCACTGCTGCGGGAGCCCGGGAGGCCCAGCAAGGCAGGCAGGCCGAGCGCAGGGCGGGGCGCCCGCCCCCCCAGCTCCCGGCTGCAGCTGTGCTGGTCCACTGTCACCACGGAGCATGAACTACGGAGCCACTAGTTCACATGGCAGGGCCACTGTCCCCCCGTGCTCTGGTTAGGCGGAGCGCTTTTTAAATGCGTTTAGGGGCACGTAACTCAAAAGTGTCTGAGAATAACGGAGCAGAATCAGAGGCCCCTTCACCACACCCTGTCGGGTTCTCGTCTAGAAGAATCCCACAGGAACGGCTTTTGTGAGAGGAGGGGGTCGTCTTCTGCATACCAGCAGCCTCCCACGCAAGGCCCCGGGGGCCCAAGCCAGACTGAGCCCCAGGGCAGCCCGACCTGCTTCTCCTCCTTGGACAGGGCCTTCCGGGTGGCGGTCCTGTCCACAAAGTATCTGTGGATCTCCGTGAAGTCACACTTGTCCAGGTGCTTGATCACTTTCCTCTCTTCTGCTGTCATTTCCTGCCCCAAAATCAGACACGCGTTCTCAACATCCAACACAGGCAACGGTCACAGGGGCAGCGGGGACCCTCCCCCACCGCGGCAGGGGGCCCACTCCACAGGGAACGGTGACATCCCAGAAGCAGGAGGAGCAGACTCTGGGCAAAGACGCCAAGGCCACCCCGACCAGCAGCCTCTGCAGCTGTCCCCCAAAGAGAGCCTTTTCAGGCAGGTGGCCCAGGTGTGCAGGTGGACAGGCGGAGAGCTGAGGCCCCGGTGCTTCCTCCTAGTGGCCTTCTGAGTTAGGCCACGTGGCCACATCTGAAGAACCGCCCCCTCTGGCTGCCGCGTGGGCTGTGTATGGCactcaccaccagggaagtcggcCCAACGCCCCACGCGCGGTAGGAACGCACACGTGCTTGGCGGTCCCCAGTCCAGCCACACGCACACAGCCCGCAGCCCCACCATCCCCCAGGTCCCTGCAGAGGCAGGTGTGAGGCCGCACCACACCCTGCGGCAGAACCCAGGTGCCCGCCAGCCGGGAAGGGACACACGTGGCGCCGGTGTCCTGCCCAAAGCAGCTGGAAGGGGGTCTGGGCTGCGCTTTCTCGGGGCAGAGTCCACAGGTCTAGCCAAGATGAGTGCAGACGCGCACAGAACCCAGTTTTTTTTTaacgagaaaagaaaaaacaaccagcACCTTATCTTCAGATAGCTTCCCAACGAGTATCTCTGTTTCCTGGGGGCCAGAAAATGCCACTCCTGGCACCCCGCAACCTCCCTTTCCTGGAGATTCCAAGCCTGGCTCTCCCTGCCCTTCCAGCCACTGGAGAGAAGTGAAGGCGGGCAAGCGTCTGACAGCAGCAGGCCGACACCAAGAGACCGCGGCCGCGCAGCACGTACCTTCCGCCAGTCGCTAAAGAAGTTGTTTTGGAAAACTTCTTTTGTTGTATATTCGTGATCCAGCATTTTCCCATAAAACGTGGCGACCTCCTCGGCTGCTAAGCTCAACTTCATGGGCTTCCCTGCAGACGCCGGAAGATACACTGATTTAGGGAGCCGACCCTGCCTCACCCTCCGGCCCTCAACATCCTGCTCCTTAGGTCGCGCTTTGTTACACACGTTGTATTGTATCGTAACATAGCTGACTTTTCGTAGCTCAGGAGAAGGCTCTAAATTTAAGAAGACAACCACACCCGTGCACAGGTGCGGCTGTGAGCATCCTGGAGCCCAGGCCAGGCCTTTGCAGAAGGCGTCAACGGCCAGAGTTGCTCACGTTTATACTGctttaatgatttattttgctGCTACGCTTACATGGAAATTTACAGTTCAAAAACACGAGAAGTTTTAGGACACACATCGCCACGTaatgtaaaagtaaaacaaaagttaAGGCTCCAAAGCAGAAAGATGTGAATAACTGTAGCAGCTGCAACCTTTTAAACACCCTCCCATTTGCCCAATGACTTCCGACATTTTACTCCAAGAATCAGTGTTAGAGACGGCTCAGTGCGGGACAGAGATCCAGCAGAGCAGCGCGAaggccggggggcgggggtgggggctttCACCACGGAGTCCTCTCAACTCTTGTGTACGTTCGAAAATTTTTATCACAAACGTTTGAAAAACAAATATGCGTTACTTTGATAataagaaaaaggcacttgtgaTAAAACAGCACAATTCTTCCCCAAACCAGCTTCTCGGGAGGACAGAGAACTAGCTGAGCAGCCAAAGCCCGAGGGGCTCAGCTCCTGCCCTGCGAGCGCCCCCTCCCATGGCTGGGCCGCCCAGGTGCCCACGAGGGCAAGCTCTGACAGTCACGGAATCTAGTCTAGCTCGGAAAACCAGATTCTAAACCAACACCCACATCGATGGAGTCGCAGTGAACAAAGAAAAAGCGTGGCTGTGTGTGCTGGCCGAGTGTCCCCCAGGGACAGGCACGTGTGACCCAGCAGGAGCCCACGGGGTCACCAGATCCCCCAAGGAGGCAAGCACTACAAGAGCCCCAgcgagagaggaggggaaggaggggaggcagTCCTCCCTGCCGTCCACCAAGGCCTCCCTGTGGCAGCGCCTTGCAGGAGCCGGGACAACTTGCCAGCGACCAAGGCTGGCCTGTGTGCAGTGCCTGCGCATGCCCTGCCGAGGGCCTGGTCTGACCCAGGAGAGGCGGAGGGCCGCCTTCAGAAGGCTTACCCTAGCAGAGGTGCAGAAAATGGGGGGAAACAGGTCAAACTAGCAGCACAAAACTAagcagaaggggcttccctggcggcgcagaggttaagaatccgcccgccaatgcaggggacacgggttcgagccctggtccggaaagatcagacatgccgcggagcaactaagccggtgcgccacaactactgagcctgcgctctagagcccgcgagccgcaactactgaagcccgcgcgcctagagcccatgctccgcaataagagaagccccgcttgctgcaactagagaaaagcccgcgcgcagcaacgcagccagaaaagtaaacaaaaaaaaacaactaagctGACACTCCTAACCAGAGGGGTGGAGAGGATGAGGGCCAGAGGCCAGGGAAGGGACAGTGAGGGGTCGGGCCAGTCAGCACGTGCCCACGGTAACAGCTGGGAGACCGCAGGCAGCTTGCTCCAAACACCCAGGGACCCAGAGACTCAGGCCCTCACCCAGAAGGTCCTCCTGGATGCAAGCCCACGTGGGCCATGCCAGCACAGCAGGAAGGCAGGGGTGGCAGAACCAAGCTGGGCGAGTTCAAGGACACCACCTGGTTCAGCGGGCACTGGATGtgcagcccccgcccccccaagCACGGCAGTTCTGAGGGGGTGCCAGGCTGCAGATGAGCAGGGCCGGCCCCCCTGATGTCTCAGGGAGCCTCTGAACTGCAGACTTGGAAGCAGCCTGGCCTGGCTCCTGAGCAAAGGGCCAGTGTGTCCCAGGTGCACGGGTCAGCCCAGACCCTGGTGGGAGAGCCACCAGCGGAGCAGGCCTGGGTGGCCGCCAGTTACCAGGTGCAGAAGGTCCCTGGCCACAGTCACTCGAGCCACCCAGGCAGTCCTCACCATCATAGTAGAAGCAAACTCCCTCAGGAAGCGGCTCGTACAGGGGCGCAAACCATGGGCCTCTGTGCTCCAGCTGCGTCCACTTCACGCCGCCTGggctctccttctcctcttcccaccTGGAGGACACACGAGAAGGTTCCGACTCTCACGCCGCACCTGCGCGCAGGTCCTCCCTGCGCATCCCTCTGGACGCCCCGTGACCACCTCCCAGCTGAGCTAGGTAAAGAACAGGAGGGGTCATCCCACTAGGGGTGCGGGGACTGACCCTGCCCGACCTCAGACCACGCCTCTCGTTAAACAACCACACCTCCCGGACCCagagggaaaggggcagagaggCTCCCCCAGCTGGGTCCCTTCAGGGCCGCCCCCAGAGTCCCCAGGTCTGGCTCCAACCTACTTTCCCAATCTTGTGCAACTGTAATTCGCAGCTCTTTTTGGAATGCATCTAGTGAGGGTGCACCAGCGAAGCGGCCACTGCAACCCAGCTCCACACTCGGGCCTGACCCCTCTGTTCCCAGGACgctgtccctcccacccccaccagcagAGCCCGAGCCCCCAGAGGCAGACGGGACTCCATGATCATGGCAAGTCTCTGGCCCCTGGCTGTAAAGTGGAAGTACTGATAGGACTTAGGTCACAGAAGGGGACCAGTTAGACCGCGGTGAGACGTCATCTGGAAGCACTCAGTTAATGACGTCAgacctccaacaggaagcctgaGCGCAGCCCCATACGGGTGTGAACCCACCCTGCTCTTTGGAAAGGTGGCATTTCACACACAGGAgatccccacctccctcccactaTTCCACACCGGCCACAACTCACCCCCCACGTGACCACAGGGCCTCTGCCCACAACCCCCAGGAAAGAGCTTGGGAGCACAGTGGGCAGAAGCAGGCCTCAGCTCGGAGCACAAAAGCCACTAAGGGGAACTGACCACGGGCTACGTGCCCGTGAAGAGAATGAATGGACCAAAACTCCTGGAAGTGGAGGAACTGAGAATCCAACATGGAATGAGAGGCCAGTGTGAGACCACACACATATCACGTTCAAAACCAAACACTACGGTGCTTAGGCCAGGCACAGCTACATGAGCAACAGAGcttaccaaaacaaaaaaacagtgggGGAAGAAACTCCCAAATGGGGGCCCCCGGGGGAGCAGGGGTGAGACGGGGCACGTGTGGTCCAGCGGTCAGGAAACGGCACGTGCTGCATCTGTGGTCTCAGATCCCCTTTGGGGAAACCGAAGAGCAACGTGCGCTGCACCCTGCGCTCCCATCCCGCCCGGATGCAGCGGTCAGATGTCTGGGAGGAGCAGGGATGCGCCCTTCCTGAGCCTCTGCCCAAGGTCTTCGGCCACCTTACCGGACTCAGCTGACGACCCTCCGCCGGGTCTGGGGGCCTCGGGGGGCCGTCGGGGCGCACCCTGCGCTCCGCCCTCTGAAGCCCCGGGAGCGAGAACCTGCCCcccatgtgcaaaggcccagcgCACCCGCCCTGCCCCTCATCTTCGGGCAGGTCCCGCCCCCCAGGCCTCGTcgcaggccccgccccgccccggcgcATTTGGCGGACTCGGCGGGTGAACGCGGACCGCGCCGGCCTCCTGGGGGCCGCACAGCGGcactgggcagggccagggcggTCCCGCGCGGTCCCTTGTCCCCGCCTTGCTCCTGCGCCCGCTTCCCTGTGCTCTCGGGCCAGCCTCCTGACGATGCGGACAGGCCCTGGATTCAAGTCCAGTCCCGCCGACCCCTCCGTCCCGAAGGTCCCTTAGCTCTGGCCCAGAGCTGCGGGACGCTCACGGGCCCCATGACCGGCCCAAGGCTCCTCCCGGAAGGCCACCTGGGAGCGGCGCGAGGGGCCGGCACAGGGCTTTAGCGCTTGCCCACCTCCCTCCGCCCCCCAGCTCCCGAGGGCACCCGGTGGGTCCTCTGTGATCACACGCTCGCCGGGCACACCAGGCCAGACATGGAAGAGGGGCACTTCCACGCTGTCAGAGGGCCTGACAAGTGAAGCTGTGTAAGGGTACGATGTGCAAACACCAGGGGCGCCTTCCATCCAGGCCCACGCGGCCTCCTGCAAGTCCTGTAACACAATCACTGCAGACCAGCCCCTCACCTCTCGCCCCTGTGCAGCTGAACCCTCCCTCCCGCACTCACTGTCCCTGGGTTTGACCCCCACTTCCGCCCTGGGCAGCGTGATCCAGCTGCGAGCCCTCCAGGGCCAGTCCTGGTCTGCAGCAGGCCACGATGCCCATCCGCGGGCCCTGAGCCAGCAGTGGACAGGGCCCCACCATCTGTCAACCTTGGGCAGGCGTCCAACTCTCCTGCATCTGTAAGACGCAGCTTAGGGGCTGTGGGAAGCGGACACCTGCACACCTGTCAGCGTCCGCCCAGCGAGTGCGCAGCAGGCCCAGGCACGCCTGCCATGCCTCCTGCCACCAGAGGAATTCAGCAGAGGCCCGCCCACATCCTCACTCACCCCCACTACTGCCACCAATTCCTCAGTCCCCGCTGACATCTGGTGGCTGAAGCACTGGCACACAGCTGCATGGCTGCACGGGCTGGATCTCAGCACCCAGGCGGGCCATGGCGGTGGTCACCACCGTTTTGGAATAAGCCACGCAGCCGCTGGCTGGACGTGCACTAGGACTGCAGCAGCTGACACTCCTTAAGGCCCACCTTCTGCCAGGTGTGCTTAGAGGCCTTGCATATATTCTCCCGTATAATCCTTCTAAAATCAGGACGTACATTCTAGCCCAGGCCCACTGTTCCTTCCACAGAATGCTGAGGCCACTGTGTTTTAAATTCAGACCGTGCAACTTTGTAAACGGGAATGTGGTGGGACAAAAACCATAAGATCTctaaagagatgcagaaaaagcatctgacaaaaaaatccaacaccctttcacGATAAAAGCAAAAAGccacactcaacaaactaggatgGAGGGAACCTCCTCAACCTGAGACAGAGCAGCTAAAGACCCCACAGCTACACCGTACTCAAAGGCGCCACGGCCCCAAGACCAGAACTGGACACGGCTATTCAACACGGtcctggaggttctagccagagcaCACGGGCAAGAAAGCgacataaaaggcatccaaatttgagaggaagaagtaaactgtctttatttgcagatggcagGATCTTGTGTATAGAAAACCCACAAGATtctacaacaacaaaacaaattactagggctaataaatgaattcaacgaAGTCGTGgggtacaagatcaatatacaaaaattggttttctttctttacacCTGCAGTGAATTACCtgagaagaaaattacaaaacaactccatttacagtagcaccaaaaaaaagaaaatagctagGAGTGAACTTAAccaaagaagtaaaatatatgtacaCTTTAAACTACAAAAcatgctgaaaaaaattaaagaagatctaagtaaatggaaagtcatcccatattcatggattggaagacttcatTTTGCTAAGATGGCAATATTCCCCAAAGTGATCCACAGAAAAACCCAATCCCCATCAAAAGGttggcttctttgcagaaattgacaaccaatcctaaaattcacatggaaatacAAGCTATccagaatatccaa
This DNA window, taken from Eubalaena glacialis isolate mEubGla1 chromosome 17, mEubGla1.1.hap2.+ XY, whole genome shotgun sequence, encodes the following:
- the TOP1MT gene encoding DNA topoisomerase I, mitochondrial; translation: MKLSLAAEEVATFYGKMLDHEYTTKEVFQNNFFSDWRKEMTAEERKVIKHLDKCDFTEIHRYFVDRTATRKALSKEEKQKLKEEAEKLQQEFGYCILDGHREKIGNFKTEPPGLFRGRGDHPKMGMLKRRVLPEDVTINCSRDSKVPEPPVGHRWKEVRCDRTVTWLAAWTENVQNSIKYIMLNPSSKLKGERDWEKYEVARRLKGVVGEIRSQYRADWKSREMKARQRAVALYFIDKLALRAGHEKEGETADTVGCCSLRVEHIQLHPEADGCPYVVEFDFLGKDSIRYYNRVPMEKPVYENLQLFMENKGPGAELFDRLTTASLNKHLQDLMDGLTAKVFRTCNASLTLQGQLRALTRAEDSVAAKILSYNRANRAVAVLCNHQRATPKTFEKSMKTLRLKIEAKVKQVAEAKAELKKARADHRSRGDSRSKSFLEKRGRLLEKLEEQLGRLSMQATDKEESKQVALGTSKLNYLDPRISVAWCKRFGVPVEKIYNKTQREKFAWALDTAGEDFEF